A portion of the Caenorhabditis elegans chromosome III genome contains these proteins:
- the Y54F10AM.8 gene encoding Putative phospholipase B-like 3 (Confirmed by transcript evidence), which translates to MKLLFFLFGLIFAVEQEKPYLDNNRVPVEQILNDHSSAKFDYTYVSVCVNSTDETLLDIVYAKECKNAASRVALGKYSNQVNTTGWGILEIETFASHSYDVQAYGAGVAEGELTRLQIYYHYRNTIETMCNNHTLFCKRLYIYLQQNLDWMRSQVQANPPTDPFWRQVNLTFAQLTGIYDAYSKRNLTPEIGFDLHPIYMMQLAGDMFDLNKLLNKTADPMEYPEGGRCSGFVKLAPGNKDMFMAHVSMSSLSWMQRVLKIYKFGYDVNEVPGHIVTFSGYPGVLISTDDYTITSAGLTSIETTIAIFNQTLYTDKFMKPEGQVHCWIRSMISNLLSRTGKQWVDMFGRYNSGTYNNQWTVLDWKQFTPEKELPDKDVLWISEQTPGYYETRDMTWYLKKYTYFASYNIPFLPKVSEISGFDNKARQFAWFDWGGSPRARIFDRDHSKVTDIDSLTKLMRYNDYTHEEFARCKCTPNPYTGEGGISARGDLNTPGGTYEVESMGFRDHAGLDFKGTNYEMFKKMRFRAWGGPPYDPLPVFDWNHTNLTNVRHFGQPDVWNFTYVDLEWQLAAQVQLTPYDN; encoded by the exons atgaagTTACTCTTCTTTCTCTTTGGGTTAATATTTGCTGTAGAGCAAGAAAAACCATATCTCGATaataat agagtcCCAGTTGAGCAAATCCTGAATGACCATTCTTCGGCCAAATTCGACTATACCTATGTGTCAGTCTGTGTAAACTCTACAGATGAGACTCTTTTGGATATTGt atacGCCAAGGAATGCAAAAACGCAGCATCCCGTGTTGCTCTGGGAAAATACTCAAACCAGGTGAACACCACCGGATGGGGAATTCTCGAGATTGAAACATTCGCCAGTCACTCATATGATGTTCAAGCATACGGAGCAGGAGTTGCAGAAGGAGAGCTCACTCGCCTTCAAATCTACTATCACTATCGTAATACTATTGAGACAATGTGCAATAATCATAC CTTGTTCTGCAAACGTCTCTACATTTATCTTCAACAAAATTTGGACTGGATGAGAAGCCAAGTTCAGGCCAATCCACCGACGGATCCATTCTGGCGTCAGGTCAATTTGACATTTGCTCAGCTCACCGGAATCTACGATGCCTATAGCAAGAGAAATTTGACACCAGAAATCGGATTTGATCTTCACCCAATTTA CATGATGCAACTAGCCGGAGATATGTTTGACCTGAACAAGCTTCTCAACAAAACCGCCGACCCGATGGAGTACCCAGAAGGTGGAAGATGCTCCGGATTCGTCAAACTTGCTCCAGGGAACAAGGACATGTTCATGGCTCATGTCTCAATGTCTTCTCTCAGTTGGATGCAGagagttctcaaaatttacaagTTCGGATATGACGTCAACGAGGTTCCCGGGCATATTGTTACTTTCTCCGGGTACCCGGGAGTATTGATTTCCACCGATGACTACACTATCACCTCTGCTGGATTG ACCTCTATCGAAACGACAATTGCGATTTTCAACCAAACCCTGTATACTGACAAGTTCATGAAACCAGAAGGACAAGTTCACTGCTGGATCCGATCGATGATCTCGAACTTGCTCTCAAGAACCGGGAAACAATGGGTTGACATGTTCGGACGGTACAATTCAGGAACCTATAACAATCAGTGGACGGTGTTGGATTGGAAACAATTCACTCCTGAGAAGGAGCTCCCCGACAAGGATGTTCTTTGGATTTCCGAGCAGACACC tggcTACTACGAGACCCGTGACATGACATGGTACCTGAAGAAGTACACCTATTTCGCCTCTTACAACATTCCATTCCTTCCAAAAGTCAGCGAGATCTCCGGTTTTGACAACAAGGCCAGACAATTTGCATGGTTCGATTGGGGAGGCTCCCCACGTGCAAGAATCTTTGATAGAGATCATTCAAAAGTCACTGATATTGATTCATTGACAAAATTGATGAGATACAATGATTATACTCATGAGGAGTTTGCAAGATGCAAGTGCACACCCAATCCGTATACTGGAgag GGAGGTATCTCTGCTCGTGGTGATTTGAACACTCCCGGAGGTACTTACGAAGTCGAATCAATGGGATTCAGAGATCATGCTGGACTTGATTTTAAGGGAACCAACTATGAAATGTTCAAGAAAATGAGATTCCGTGCATGGGGTGGACCACCATATGATCCTCTTCCAGTTTTTGA ctggaATCACACAAATCTAACAAACGTTCGTCACTTTGGTCAGCCAGATGTCTGGAATTTTACCTATGTTGATTTGGAATGGCAACTTGCAGCACAAGTTCAACTGACACCATATGATAATTAG
- the Y54F10AM.6 gene encoding uncharacterized protein (Confirmed by transcript evidence) produces MRLLLGFCLLPILVSSQLAAVYSDATRTDVCSNWSSWGKCVWPDQKTGKPYLEQISSICQHHWFYSFIKRYEKSLNSFYSYMGSVLKSKKPCGLCSYKQSCGFGGAVKCNQSPLSVEGTRPLIPFYVAERVCSEKDLGKSQVDSCVVDYDALMANGRECQLWPSTKVDLSDIEPAFREHVHNLAWYTCLPQNRKLRKGRGKNIKFRTEKVCRCCCFPFRPNPKTFKCEHDPGSAVAPGMELLAGEFNRKRKRVQ; encoded by the exons ATGAGACTTCTCCTCGGCTTCTGCTTGCTTCCTATACttg TGTCCTCCCAGCTAGCAGCAGTCTACTCGGACGCTACAAGAACGGATGTTTGCAGCAACTGGAGCAGCTGGGGAAAGTGTGTGTGGCCAGATCAGAAAACTggg aaaccaTACCTCGAACAAATCTCCTCAATTTGCCAACACCATTGGTTCTACAGTTTTATAAAACGAtatgaaaaatcattgaacAGTTTCTACTCATATATGGGAAGTGTactgaaatccaaaaaaccatGTGGACTCTGCTCTTACAAGCAATCGTGTGGATTCGGTGGAGCTGTAAAGTGTAATCAGAGCCCGTTGTC aGTAGAAGGAACCCGGCCTCTGATTCCATTTTATGTCGCTGAACGAGTTTGCAGTGAGAAAGATCTTGGAAAGAGTCAAGTGGATTCTTGTGTTGTTGATTATGATGCATTGATG gcaaacgGGAGGGAATGCCAACTATGGCCATCTACAAAAGTGGATTTATCAGATATTGAGCCAGCATTCCGTGAGCATGTCCATAATCTTGCGTGGTACACGTGTCTTCCGCAGAACAG aaaactccGAAAAGGTCGCGGAAAGAATATCAAATTCCGCACCGAAAAAGTATGCCGCTGCTGTTGTTTCCCATTCCGCCCGAAtccgaaaactttcaaatgtgAGCACGATCCGGGAAGTGCAGTGGCTCCGGGCATGGAATTGTTGGCCGGAGAATTTAATCGAAAGAGAAAGAGGGttcaataa